A stretch of the Sphingobacterium thalpophilum genome encodes the following:
- a CDS encoding glycosyl hydrolase 115 family protein, protein MLLLNKMELSATRICTGLLTGYRYGKALLAAMVLLCCAGNTRAVSYNAVDTVKTGLVVQDAQPGYLPLVKDGLPLPMLVDPQDHKGVLRAFDNLKKDFVRVTGHNPGQQQQSRSKIIIGTYGKSALIDSLVRKGLLDSKELAGKREKFVMTVVRQPLDGLESALVIAGSDKRGTIYGIYELSAQIGVSPWYYWADVPVRKAAQLYVKPGVYTQGEPKVRYRGIFLNDEAPALSGWSKATFGGFNADFYEKVFELLLRLKANYLWPAMWGSAFYDDDPCNGPLADEMGIVMGTSHHEPMARAQAEWKRYGNGGSWDYTKNKAGLQQFWHGGMQRARAWESIITIAMRGDGDEPMSEEQNVGLLEQIVRDQRRLIGKATGRPAAETPQLWALYKEVQDYYDKGMRVPDDVTLLLCDDNWGNVRKLPERDAKPRPGGYGMYYHFDYVGGPRNSKWINVSQIQRVWEQMNLTYRHGVDRIWIVNVGDLKPMEFPISFFLDMAWDPDRFDAGNLMAYTEQWCRQQFGEAYAADAAGLINRYSKYNHRVTPELLNEKTFSLTHYNEFDSVVNDYKTLAMEASRLYYLLPDSLKDAFDQLVVFPINACANLYEMYHAKAMNEYCYARNDRKANDWADKVKACFRRDSLFSDHYNHKIAGGKWQHMMDQVRIGYSSWNEPPRAIMPAVRYLPEPATASVSTVFVEADGYIAMEAASYAAASSAPGIQWTEIPDLGKTVSAMTTLPVTASLGDNTALEYRICVKEKREAKIIALLSPTLNFNGNRGLRYAISIDGGPETLVNFNGHYKGELGQWQARRIIESVSVHSLLPGEHTLKIRFLDQGIVLQRILIDLGGLKPSYLGPRQSAEQSPANRDR, encoded by the coding sequence ATGTTATTATTGAATAAAATGGAGTTATCCGCTACACGGATCTGTACCGGTCTTTTGACCGGGTACCGCTACGGCAAGGCGCTGCTGGCTGCGATGGTGCTGCTTTGTTGTGCAGGCAATACCCGGGCTGTGTCCTACAACGCAGTGGATACGGTAAAGACGGGCTTGGTGGTCCAAGATGCCCAGCCGGGTTATCTGCCGCTGGTCAAAGATGGCCTGCCGCTGCCCATGCTCGTCGATCCTCAGGACCATAAGGGGGTACTTCGGGCCTTCGATAATCTGAAAAAAGACTTTGTGCGCGTCACGGGCCATAATCCAGGCCAGCAGCAACAGAGCCGCTCCAAAATAATTATCGGTACCTATGGCAAATCGGCACTGATCGACAGCCTTGTCCGTAAAGGTCTTCTGGACAGTAAAGAGCTGGCTGGAAAGCGGGAAAAGTTTGTCATGACAGTGGTCAGGCAGCCCTTGGATGGGCTTGAATCGGCCCTGGTCATCGCCGGCAGCGACAAGCGCGGCACCATCTACGGTATTTACGAACTGTCGGCCCAGATCGGCGTGTCGCCCTGGTATTACTGGGCGGATGTGCCGGTCCGCAAAGCGGCACAGCTTTATGTCAAGCCCGGCGTCTATACACAGGGGGAGCCAAAGGTCAGGTACCGCGGTATTTTCCTTAACGATGAGGCTCCGGCGCTGAGTGGCTGGTCCAAAGCGACTTTCGGTGGGTTTAACGCGGATTTCTATGAAAAGGTGTTTGAACTGCTGCTACGGCTCAAGGCCAATTACCTCTGGCCGGCCATGTGGGGGAGCGCCTTTTACGATGATGATCCCTGCAATGGGCCGCTAGCAGATGAAATGGGCATCGTGATGGGAACCTCGCATCACGAACCGATGGCAAGGGCCCAGGCCGAATGGAAACGCTACGGAAATGGGGGCAGCTGGGATTATACCAAGAATAAAGCGGGGCTGCAGCAATTCTGGCACGGCGGCATGCAGCGAGCGCGGGCCTGGGAGTCCATCATTACCATCGCCATGCGCGGAGACGGAGATGAGCCCATGAGCGAAGAGCAGAATGTCGGGCTGCTCGAGCAGATCGTCAGAGACCAGCGCCGCCTGATCGGCAAGGCAACAGGCCGGCCGGCTGCTGAAACACCGCAGCTATGGGCCCTCTACAAAGAAGTGCAGGACTATTATGACAAAGGAATGCGCGTACCGGACGACGTGACGCTACTGCTCTGTGACGACAACTGGGGCAATGTCCGCAAGCTACCCGAACGGGATGCTAAGCCACGCCCGGGTGGTTACGGTATGTATTACCACTTTGACTATGTAGGCGGTCCCCGCAATTCCAAATGGATCAATGTGTCGCAGATACAGCGTGTCTGGGAGCAGATGAACCTGACCTACCGGCACGGCGTGGACCGGATCTGGATCGTCAATGTCGGCGATCTCAAGCCGATGGAATTTCCTATCTCATTTTTTCTGGATATGGCCTGGGATCCGGACCGCTTTGATGCCGGCAACCTGATGGCGTATACCGAGCAGTGGTGCCGGCAGCAGTTTGGCGAGGCTTATGCGGCCGATGCCGCCGGACTGATCAACCGCTACAGCAAATATAACCATCGGGTCACACCCGAACTGCTGAACGAAAAGACATTTAGTCTCACACATTATAACGAGTTTGACAGCGTCGTCAACGACTATAAAACGCTGGCCATGGAAGCCTCGCGCCTTTATTACCTGCTGCCGGATTCGCTGAAGGATGCGTTCGACCAGCTCGTGGTATTTCCGATCAATGCCTGCGCCAACCTGTATGAAATGTACCATGCCAAAGCCATGAACGAGTACTGCTACGCAAGAAATGACCGTAAGGCAAATGACTGGGCCGACAAGGTAAAAGCCTGCTTCCGGCGTGATTCACTGTTCAGCGACCACTACAACCATAAGATCGCCGGCGGCAAATGGCAGCACATGATGGATCAGGTGCGTATCGGCTACAGCAGCTGGAACGAGCCACCACGGGCGATCATGCCCGCGGTTCGCTATCTGCCGGAACCCGCTACTGCTTCTGTATCAACGGTATTTGTCGAGGCAGACGGCTATATCGCCATGGAAGCGGCAAGCTATGCGGCAGCAAGCAGCGCTCCGGGCATTCAATGGACGGAAATCCCTGACCTCGGAAAGACCGTGTCGGCCATGACAACGCTGCCGGTCACAGCCAGCTTGGGGGACAATACGGCTTTGGAATACAGGATTTGCGTGAAGGAAAAGCGCGAAGCGAAAATCATCGCACTGCTGTCGCCCACGCTGAACTTCAATGGAAACCGCGGGCTGCGCTATGCCATATCCATAGACGGCGGTCCCGAAACGCTGGTCAACTTTAACGGCCACTACAAAGGGGAACTGGGCCAGTGGCAGGCACGCCGCATCATCGAAAGTGTTTCGGTCCACAGCCTGCTGCCGGGGGAGCATACGCTTAAAATCCGCTTTCTGGATCAGGGCATTGTCCTGCAGCGCATCCTCATCGACCTGGGCGGGCTCAAGCCTTCGTACCTGGGGCCGCGGCAGAGTGCGGAGCAAAGTCCCGCGAACAGGGACCGATAG
- a CDS encoding hybrid sensor histidine kinase/response regulator transcription factor, producing the protein MRRDFFSTVILLFAFVLYAHGQATRIYDNRDYGFGELSSNLTSSISQDKHGYIWTGTEYGLNKFDGTRFVQYLHDVQDSTSISSNNIIILYLDRDKRLWVGCNNGLQYYDENSDQFVRIHFPNQIAPHITDIVHKKDGHIWVATSGWGIFDIQVGRRQAVSLPRINSQVGGMFARSIFEDQHRAIWVAVDRVGVSRISPDQKQAMRLVSDLLPQPKGGNYDIVEQADGRLLFASPSRICRYDAAKNSFEAVDFKEKLRSTVTEIQLSKTIKNHLLISTEGDGLWYLDLGRAPLIAAPAELPNLDNDYRQGRIRTILQDRENNLWLGWFQRGLVFIPGQSKQFEFWRILSREKTDQKNITAITRDREGSIWYALEHGGIFKTDAQGSSHQQINTIQDVTQLETGTDGTIWFSSYEKGLGRIDPLTGNTDNLNICSNKQVKAFALGRNNKIYIATFGAGFVEYDSQTGVSRIFSMNTANSTKGALANDWISAVLCDQDGLVWLGHHKGISCYDPVRNSFSGQFTDHRLSEQITISLLEDRAGHIWAGTYNGLYQINKKNGKINSYTSNNGLSSNVISGLGWDRKGHIWCSTFKGINCLNPRSGKIVSYYTGDGLVDRSYNRGVFFQDNEGKIYYGGRQGITSFFPEKIQLQTYSYPVLITNLYVKNQPIKPGMSPSGSVIYQGDLMAANAFFFHNNDDSFTFELSTMDFNSPENVHYEYRIKGINKSWNATLPGVNLITYNNLSSGEHELEIRACKFGAYSPSRTVLLHILPPWYLSGTAYFVYFLLIAGIVFLISKYLRERRLERLHAFRLQLFTDISHEIRSPLTLVMSPIDKLIKHAPDAQTSSTLQNMNRNAQRILSLVNQLLDIRKLESGHLNLKFARVNAVDYVKQVIKAFDDQALAHQIELSVHSEADEIPVWIDAGSFEKIIHNIVSNAFKFTPDGGQIRLSLAVQAGKNGSESLQLVVSDTGTGIPESDIRHVFKRYYQSTSGGAAQRQGSGIGLHLTKVLVELHGGQVHAENRKDSSGCRFVVSLPMGHRHLRKEDLVAFQPLHAPIEQQSEKVVVDDQQLPKNGYQKTGYKVLVVDDDRDILQFLRQELACGYKVLVAENGSEGFQLALAEQPDLIISDVAMPAMDGYTLVKKIKSNSTTNHIPVILLTARTNTEDRMEGIGLGADAYLTKPFMVDELHLVAGNLIKNRMKVKGKFSGAQQQDGKVKTISFKSSDEQLMERILRTVNQYLENPEFNVQFLADEVGLSRVQLHRKVKSLTGISTGEFIRNIRLQQAEKLLLEKKMNISQVAYALGFTNQTHFTTLFKKMYGLSPTDYIQRHSCKENPSTSDVKEKRL; encoded by the coding sequence ATGCGGAGGGATTTTTTTTCGACAGTCATCCTATTATTTGCTTTTGTACTCTATGCACATGGACAGGCCACACGTATTTACGACAATCGGGACTATGGCTTTGGCGAACTTTCTTCCAACCTGACCAGCAGTATCAGTCAGGACAAGCACGGTTACATCTGGACCGGCACCGAATATGGACTCAACAAATTTGACGGGACCCGTTTTGTGCAGTATCTGCATGACGTACAGGACAGCACCTCCATATCGAGCAACAATATTATCATTCTTTATCTGGACCGTGACAAAAGGCTGTGGGTAGGCTGCAACAACGGTTTGCAGTACTATGATGAAAACAGCGATCAGTTTGTCCGCATCCATTTTCCCAACCAGATTGCACCGCACATCACGGATATCGTCCATAAAAAAGACGGCCACATCTGGGTGGCCACTTCGGGCTGGGGCATCTTCGATATCCAGGTCGGCCGCAGACAGGCTGTATCGTTGCCGCGAATCAATTCGCAGGTAGGTGGCATGTTTGCCCGCAGCATCTTTGAAGACCAGCACCGCGCGATCTGGGTAGCGGTGGACCGCGTGGGCGTATCGCGGATCTCGCCGGACCAGAAGCAAGCCATGCGACTTGTTTCCGACCTGCTGCCGCAGCCCAAGGGTGGTAATTACGACATCGTCGAGCAGGCCGATGGCAGGCTGTTATTTGCCTCCCCCTCCAGAATATGCCGTTATGATGCGGCGAAAAACAGTTTTGAAGCGGTGGACTTCAAGGAAAAACTCCGGTCTACCGTAACGGAGATCCAGCTTTCCAAAACCATAAAAAACCATCTGCTGATCAGTACTGAGGGGGACGGTCTCTGGTATCTGGATCTGGGACGGGCACCGTTGATCGCGGCCCCTGCCGAACTGCCTAATCTGGACAACGACTACCGGCAGGGGCGCATCCGTACGATTCTACAGGACCGCGAAAACAACCTCTGGCTCGGCTGGTTTCAGCGGGGACTGGTCTTTATTCCTGGGCAGAGCAAGCAGTTTGAATTCTGGCGCATCCTGAGCCGTGAAAAAACCGATCAAAAGAACATCACCGCGATCACCCGCGACCGGGAGGGCAGCATCTGGTACGCTCTGGAGCACGGCGGTATATTCAAAACTGATGCGCAAGGCAGCTCACACCAGCAAATAAATACCATTCAGGATGTCACCCAACTCGAAACGGGGACAGACGGCACGATCTGGTTCAGCTCATATGAAAAAGGTCTTGGGCGCATCGATCCGCTTACCGGTAACACCGATAATCTAAATATCTGCTCCAACAAACAGGTCAAAGCATTTGCCCTGGGCAGAAATAATAAAATCTATATCGCTACTTTCGGTGCCGGATTTGTCGAGTACGACAGTCAGACCGGAGTGTCGCGAATTTTCAGCATGAACACCGCCAATTCGACAAAAGGTGCACTGGCAAACGACTGGATTTCGGCTGTCCTGTGCGATCAGGATGGCCTCGTGTGGCTGGGACACCACAAAGGCATCAGCTGCTATGATCCTGTCCGCAACAGCTTCTCCGGGCAATTTACCGATCATAGGCTCTCCGAGCAGATCACGATCTCACTCCTCGAGGACCGAGCCGGCCATATCTGGGCGGGGACCTACAATGGGCTCTATCAAATTAATAAAAAAAATGGCAAGATCAACAGTTATACCAGCAACAATGGACTGTCCAGCAATGTGATATCAGGTTTGGGCTGGGACCGCAAGGGCCATATCTGGTGCAGCACCTTCAAGGGAATCAACTGTCTGAATCCAAGGTCGGGAAAAATCGTCAGCTATTATACAGGGGATGGACTAGTTGACCGGTCCTACAACCGCGGCGTTTTCTTCCAGGATAATGAGGGGAAAATATACTATGGCGGCAGACAGGGCATTACCTCTTTTTTTCCCGAAAAGATTCAGCTGCAAACCTACTCCTACCCAGTGCTGATTACCAACCTCTATGTCAAAAATCAGCCGATCAAGCCGGGCATGTCACCCAGCGGCAGCGTCATCTATCAGGGTGACCTGATGGCTGCAAACGCGTTCTTTTTTCACAACAACGACGACAGTTTTACCTTTGAACTGTCCACTATGGACTTCAACAGCCCCGAAAACGTCCATTACGAGTACCGCATCAAGGGCATCAACAAAAGCTGGAACGCCACACTCCCCGGAGTCAATCTGATTACCTACAACAACCTATCTTCGGGCGAGCATGAGCTCGAGATACGGGCCTGTAAATTTGGTGCCTATTCACCTAGCCGTACGGTGTTACTGCATATCCTGCCGCCCTGGTACCTCAGTGGCACGGCCTATTTCGTGTATTTCCTGCTGATTGCCGGTATCGTCTTCCTGATCAGCAAATACCTACGCGAGCGGCGGCTCGAACGTCTGCATGCGTTCAGACTACAGCTCTTTACGGATATCTCCCATGAGATCCGCTCGCCGCTGACCCTGGTGATGAGCCCGATCGACAAACTGATCAAGCATGCTCCAGATGCCCAGACGAGCTCGACGCTACAGAATATGAACCGCAATGCACAACGGATCCTCAGCCTGGTCAATCAGCTGCTCGACATCCGCAAGCTCGAAAGCGGACACCTGAACCTCAAGTTTGCCCGTGTCAATGCTGTGGACTATGTGAAGCAGGTCATCAAGGCCTTTGACGATCAGGCGCTGGCCCATCAGATCGAGCTGTCGGTACACAGCGAAGCCGATGAGATCCCGGTATGGATCGATGCGGGCAGCTTTGAAAAGATCATCCACAATATTGTGTCCAATGCGTTTAAGTTTACGCCGGACGGTGGGCAGATCAGGCTTTCTCTGGCCGTCCAAGCAGGCAAAAACGGGAGCGAAAGCCTACAGCTTGTTGTCAGCGACACGGGGACCGGTATACCCGAGAGCGATATCCGACATGTGTTCAAGCGGTATTATCAGTCCACTTCGGGTGGGGCCGCTCAGCGTCAGGGCTCCGGCATCGGCCTGCATCTGACCAAAGTGCTGGTCGAGCTGCATGGTGGACAGGTACATGCCGAAAATAGAAAGGACAGCAGCGGCTGCCGCTTTGTGGTCAGCCTCCCGATGGGCCATAGACACCTACGCAAGGAAGATTTGGTTGCCTTTCAGCCGCTGCATGCGCCTATTGAACAACAGTCTGAAAAAGTCGTCGTGGATGATCAGCAGTTGCCCAAAAACGGCTACCAGAAGACAGGCTATAAGGTTCTGGTGGTCGATGACGACCGGGACATCCTGCAGTTTTTGCGTCAGGAGCTGGCCTGTGGCTATAAGGTTCTGGTTGCCGAAAATGGCAGTGAGGGATTTCAGCTCGCCCTGGCCGAGCAGCCCGACCTGATTATTTCTGACGTCGCCATGCCGGCCATGGACGGCTATACCTTAGTCAAGAAGATCAAGAGCAACAGTACCACCAACCATATACCGGTGATCCTACTGACGGCGCGCACCAATACAGAAGATCGTATGGAGGGCATCGGCCTGGGTGCAGATGCCTACCTGACTAAGCCTTTTATGGTTGACGAACTGCATCTGGTGGCCGGCAACCTGATCAAAAACCGTATGAAGGTGAAAGGGAAGTTTTCGGGAGCGCAACAGCAGGACGGCAAGGTGAAGACGATCAGCTTCAAATCCAGCGATGAACAACTGATGGAACGTATCCTCAGAACGGTCAACCAATATCTGGAAAATCCGGAGTTTAATGTGCAGTTTCTGGCTGATGAAGTCGGACTGAGCCGCGTACAGCTGCACCGCAAGGTGAAGTCCCTGACCGGCATCTCAACCGGCGAATTTATCCGCAATATCAGGCTGCAGCAGGCCGAAAAGCTGCTGCTGGAGAAAAAGATGAATATCTCACAGGTGGCCTATGCGCTTGGATTCACCAATCAGACGCATTTCACCACGCTATTCAAGAAAATGTACGGACTGAGCCCGACCGACTATATCCAGCGGCACAGCTGCAAGGAAAATCCTTCGACTTCGGATGTAAAAGAAAAGCGCTTATAG
- a CDS encoding YdeI/OmpD-associated family protein — protein MKTTAEKLSIAIYTREEWRYWLETNHRKEQSVWVICHTKKSGLPAVSWSELVDEALCFGWIDSTRKTIDTHTFKQLFSRRKPNSTWSKINKEKVQQLIGSKLMSAAGLECIQIAKENGSWTILDTVEALTIPSDLEAAFAQYKGSKAYFLSLSKSIRKMMLHWIVLARRPETRQKRIEEIVAHAAKNERPKRFQPINSTSR, from the coding sequence ATGAAAACCACAGCAGAGAAGTTATCCATAGCCATCTACACACGGGAGGAATGGCGGTACTGGTTAGAAACCAACCATAGGAAGGAACAGTCCGTATGGGTGATCTGCCATACGAAAAAGTCCGGGCTACCGGCTGTCAGCTGGTCGGAGCTGGTGGATGAGGCGCTTTGTTTTGGCTGGATCGACAGCACCCGCAAGACGATCGACACGCATACCTTCAAGCAATTGTTTAGCCGCCGTAAGCCGAACAGTACCTGGTCAAAGATCAACAAGGAGAAAGTGCAGCAGCTGATCGGCAGCAAGTTGATGTCAGCGGCAGGATTGGAGTGTATCCAAATCGCCAAGGAGAATGGCTCCTGGACGATCCTTGATACAGTGGAGGCATTGACCATCCCAAGCGATCTGGAGGCGGCCTTTGCGCAATATAAAGGTTCAAAAGCCTATTTTCTGAGCTTGAGTAAATCCATCAGGAAGATGATGTTACACTGGATCGTGCTCGCCCGGCGCCCCGAGACGCGCCAAAAACGAATTGAGGAGATCGTGGCACATGCCGCAAAAAATGAACGTCCCAAACGGTTTCAGCCCATTAATTCGACCAGCCGGTAA
- a CDS encoding glycoside hydrolase family 88/105 protein, with the protein MINLRKFSLIPFALLAIHGCQSYSQKDKAEINDSNTPLHLMKPEYPVMYGETTLDSIRADVERVYAYLNRVTPMVLEQKTDHAPVTDMAKIDTNTLFKKGDFRLISYEWGVTYGAMLRASEVIGDPRYAAYTIDRLGFIGKVLPYFQKLESAQHGYRSPVHSVMQPHALDDAGSMCAAMIKAQHGRTLPVDMKPAIANYIDYILTKEFRLKDGTLARNRPQPNTLWLDDLYMSLPALAQMTQLTGDSRYLDEAIKQFWLFADKMFVSEKGLYRHGWVEGMDPHPAFHWARANGWALLTKVELLNVLPGTHPARARLLAQFKKHVAGIAALQHGTGFWHQLLDRNDSYLETSATAIYTYCIARGINAGWLDIKAYGPMVLQAWNAVHTKINSQGQVEGTCVGTGMGFDPAFYYYRPVNKFAAHGYGPVILAGAELYELIKKNTYVINDSSVQF; encoded by the coding sequence ATGATAAACCTGAGAAAATTTTCGCTCATACCCTTTGCCTTGCTGGCTATCCATGGATGTCAGTCCTATTCGCAGAAAGATAAAGCCGAGATCAATGATTCCAACACGCCGCTGCACCTGATGAAGCCGGAATATCCCGTGATGTATGGGGAGACGACACTGGACAGCATCCGTGCGGATGTTGAACGGGTGTACGCGTATTTAAATCGGGTGACGCCTATGGTGCTTGAACAGAAAACGGACCATGCACCGGTCACAGATATGGCTAAAATCGATACCAATACGCTATTTAAAAAAGGCGATTTTCGGCTGATCAGCTATGAGTGGGGTGTTACTTACGGTGCTATGCTGCGGGCCTCAGAGGTGATTGGGGATCCTCGATATGCGGCTTATACGATCGACCGGCTGGGATTTATCGGAAAGGTATTGCCGTACTTTCAAAAACTCGAATCTGCTCAGCACGGATATCGGTCTCCAGTACATTCGGTCATGCAGCCGCATGCATTGGATGATGCTGGATCCATGTGCGCCGCGATGATCAAGGCACAGCATGGAAGAACATTGCCTGTGGATATGAAGCCTGCAATTGCCAATTATATCGATTACATCCTGACCAAAGAATTCCGCCTGAAGGATGGGACGTTGGCCCGAAACAGGCCACAGCCAAACACGCTCTGGCTGGATGACTTGTATATGAGCCTCCCCGCACTGGCACAGATGACCCAGCTTACTGGAGACAGCAGATACTTAGATGAGGCTATAAAGCAATTCTGGCTCTTTGCCGATAAAATGTTTGTGTCCGAAAAGGGGTTGTATCGGCACGGTTGGGTAGAGGGTATGGATCCCCACCCCGCATTTCACTGGGCCCGGGCAAATGGCTGGGCACTGCTGACCAAAGTCGAATTGTTGAATGTGCTGCCGGGGACCCATCCCGCCCGGGCCAGGCTGCTGGCGCAATTTAAGAAACACGTCGCCGGAATTGCAGCGCTGCAGCATGGTACCGGCTTCTGGCATCAGCTGCTGGACCGTAATGATTCTTATCTGGAAACATCCGCCACAGCGATCTACACTTATTGCATCGCCAGAGGCATCAATGCAGGCTGGCTGGATATCAAAGCCTATGGCCCGATGGTGCTGCAGGCATGGAATGCTGTGCACACCAAAATCAACAGCCAGGGGCAGGTGGAGGGTACCTGTGTAGGCACAGGCATGGGCTTCGATCCGGCATTTTATTATTATCGTCCTGTCAATAAATTTGCCGCACATGGGTACGGACCGGTGATCCTGGCGGGAGCTGAACTATATGAACTGATCAAAAAGAATACCTATGTGATCAACGATAGTTCAGTGCAATTCTAA
- a CDS encoding fimbrillin family protein gives MTSQFKTVGSWTTLSLVALACGSFYSCKESKDSVASMNTASVKVRLLGVENPISINKKGSTQTTSRSVSQSVVIPFTETSSFEATLTSASAPANGISLRAASATKAATVEERTPLDANIKYKVVVYDSNGDYVKEQIYTNTVDNAAELELEAGKTYTFVAYSINSTSTVPTVSNPQSLSAATLEDVSADLMYFKGDLTVQTGTNNLDVVLAHKYSQITTSLSMATDMTGYITNLVNPTITPTYTSADLKLSDGTITQWNLPTASAPVAFPLLGTGLRTVASNPTLLLNPGETNGTFNIGTITIDGETKNNVSFAGLHIVPGQRYNLNLNFKTCTQEVTGGADLNWNYPATNGGATVNGQFRPNGSVVEQTLQAPGADYGFVFDILRLDNSFNMEVNGQPLATQEIQFEATSNSLAPKNVEFEDGSQYAGVNTEGGSNISQIYSLTGTAAAPILRVVISRTGEVKLYGSKVSGGALYPLRLTAGSFNQVNWSPTSNTVKITQIVQGKTEMVGAGSGRKKISCN, from the coding sequence ATGACTTCACAATTTAAAACTGTAGGCAGCTGGACAACACTGTCTTTGGTAGCATTGGCCTGCGGCTCCTTTTATTCCTGTAAAGAAAGCAAAGACAGTGTTGCATCCATGAACACAGCGAGTGTTAAAGTGCGATTACTGGGCGTTGAAAATCCGATCTCCATCAACAAAAAAGGAAGCACGCAAACGACAAGCCGTTCGGTGTCGCAATCCGTCGTTATCCCCTTTACGGAGACAAGTTCTTTTGAAGCCACATTGACAAGTGCGTCCGCTCCTGCCAACGGTATTTCCTTACGCGCTGCCTCCGCAACCAAGGCTGCCACAGTTGAAGAGAGAACACCGCTGGACGCTAATATAAAATATAAAGTCGTAGTCTACGATAGCAATGGAGACTATGTAAAAGAGCAGATTTATACCAATACGGTAGACAACGCTGCCGAACTCGAACTGGAGGCTGGCAAAACCTATACCTTCGTGGCCTACTCCATCAATAGCACCTCCACTGTTCCTACGGTGAGCAATCCGCAAAGCCTATCGGCTGCAACTTTGGAAGATGTTAGTGCCGACCTTATGTATTTCAAAGGAGACCTGACTGTCCAGACAGGCACCAACAATCTGGACGTCGTCCTCGCGCACAAATACAGCCAGATAACGACCAGTCTGAGCATGGCTACAGACATGACAGGATATATTACCAACCTTGTCAATCCCACAATCACGCCGACTTATACAAGTGCAGATCTAAAACTATCCGACGGCACGATCACACAATGGAACTTACCGACCGCATCAGCACCGGTAGCTTTTCCGCTATTGGGCACTGGTCTGAGAACCGTGGCAAGCAATCCCACCCTATTGCTCAACCCCGGTGAGACGAACGGTACTTTCAACATCGGTACCATCACAATCGATGGTGAAACGAAGAATAATGTATCTTTCGCTGGACTGCACATTGTGCCGGGACAACGATATAATCTCAATCTGAACTTCAAAACCTGTACACAGGAAGTCACCGGCGGAGCTGACCTGAACTGGAACTATCCTGCCACAAACGGGGGAGCAACTGTCAATGGCCAATTTAGGCCAAACGGCAGTGTTGTTGAGCAAACACTACAGGCGCCTGGCGCGGATTATGGATTTGTTTTCGATATTTTACGTCTCGACAACTCCTTCAATATGGAGGTGAACGGGCAACCGTTAGCAACTCAGGAAATTCAGTTTGAAGCGACGAGCAACAGCCTTGCTCCCAAAAATGTGGAGTTTGAAGATGGTAGTCAATATGCCGGCGTGAATACAGAAGGCGGCAGCAATATTTCACAGATTTACTCCCTGACCGGAACTGCAGCCGCACCAATTCTTCGCGTCGTCATCAGCCGTACAGGTGAGGTTAAGCTGTACGGTAGTAAGGTTTCCGGTGGTGCGCTCTATCCGCTGCGCCTGACAGCCGGATCATTCAACCAGGTTAACTGGAGCCCGACCTCCAATACAGTGAAAATTACACAGATCGTACAGGGTAAAACGGAAATGGTCGGCGCCGGCAGTGGAAGAAAGAAGATATCGTGCAACTAA